The sequence TCTATATGAATGAGGAGAGTGGAAGCCACTATGTGGATATGGTAAGGGGCTCTGCTCAGCTCTCAGAAGTCACTCACCAGGAATCTTACAGTCCTCAAAGATCAATTCACAGGTATTGGaccccctcattcccagcttATCAAGCTTCTGAGCAGTGCTGAAACCAGGCATACCCTGCAAATCAAAAAAGAGAAGCAGGTTACAAGTTTTTCTCTTCTGGAAGTTGAGACAGACCACGACAGAGGAATTAAAGTTAAACCTCCCCAACCTAATAAATGAGCAGGGGGAATTGCAACAAGTGAGGTGTGCTGGAGGACCGCCAGTGTCAAATGTCTGCTGTTGGAGCAAACACAAGTGTGAGCATTAGTGTGGAGGAAGCAAACGTGTACCAGCAAGCAGTGCCTGAGACAACATGAACTGTGGGAGTGGAATTTGTTTTCTAACGCACATGAATCTGGAATGAGTAACAATGATTTAGTCAGAACACAGAACCAGAtgttaaatatttaaatcaatacaTGGTAAGGATAGCTGTGTGGGCCCAGTGGTTGTGTGGTTCCAGCCACTGACACTGGAAAGTCTATCAAGAGGTTAACTGGTCTGACCCATTCTTATCAAATGACCATTATGTATAGCCCTTTGTCATAGCTTTCTGCCTTCATGAAGATGCCTTGTTATTTTTTCTACAGTGCGATAGGCTCTCTACAGCCAAattaaaaggagagagacaggttCCTGACCCCAAGTGGCTCACAATCTAGCAGCCTGATTCTtcacccaatgaagtcaatagaacaggattgggcctttgGACCAAGGTCTGCAAGGTATGACAAACAGAGAATAGGGGGCACTGAGATTACAGCAGAAGATCACTAGACATGCTTTATGTACATGTTTTGTAGGTTCCAGCGTTCtgaaggcagtggggggaggtagCAGAGGATTAATAATGAGGATTGTTTTAATGGTGATCTAGTGAAAAATTTGAGGGAACAAAAACAGGCATTAAGGCAGCAGTGCAGGTCGGCAGAGGAAGTGAGGCAGCATAGTGCACAGACTTAGGGAGGGCATTCTAGACCCTCTGCGCATGTGGATGAGTGGGGTGAAAGCATTACTTGTCCGGTTATCACTACCATAACACAATGCTCCTCTGAGCCAGGGGCTGCTAATTGTCAAGATAGAACTACTTGGCCTTCTAAAATAGTCATTTTGGGAAAGGGTTGTAGCCTCAAAATAGGATAAAATAAGGCAGGGTGACTTACTCTCCAGTGACGTAAGGCCTACCTTCTCCACGATGAATGCTGTTATACCCTGGGAGGCTGGAACAGCACTGAGATCTGTTTTAGCATAAACTATTACAACATCAGCATCTGGCCCGTTAGTGATCCAAAACTTGTTCCCATTCAAAACAAAGTAATCCCCTGGAAACATAAGAGATGGACTCTTAGTTCACAACAGTCTCAGTGAGGAATTCAGAAACAATACCTCTCTTCTGCCTCATGACCCAATAAACTATAAGCCAGGCTCCCTAAGGCACTCTCAGAAGTCCACAAAGCAGCCTTGGGTAAAATACCTCCCCAGATTctggctcaggggtgggcaaactttttggcccgagagccacatctgggtatggaaattgtatggcggccatgaacgctcacaaaattgagggttggggggggggggggggggcggggggatgagggctctggctgggtgtgcgggctctggggtgaggctgggtgAGGGGTTgagagtgcaggagggtgctccggatgggactgaggggttcggagggtgggagtggaatcagggctggggcagggggttggggtatgggagggagtcaggggtgcaggctctggggggtgCTTAcgtcaagcagctcccagaagcagtggcacctctcccctccagctcctacatggaggcgcagccaggcgcctctgtgcgctgctccgtccacaggtgccacccctgcagctcccactggccatggttcccagccaatgggagctgcaggggtggcgcttgagtcaggggcagtgtgtggaagcccctggctgcccctatgcgtaggagccggagaggggacacaCCGCTGCTTTCGGGAGCCACACGAAGCgaggcaagccctggaccctgctccccggctggaactcaagggccagattaaaatgtctggaggacCAGATGCGGtccccgggctgtagtttgcccacccctgctctgggtaCTTAGTTTCCTTAAATTCCGGAGTCCAAAGGATAAGCCATTGTAGAGCCCACCCAAGGCCTCTTAATAAGGCCTTTATACAGCCCTCTCACACAAACTATTCTTCCCACCATAACCAATTCTCCAATAACCAACACGCTGAGAAGGTTAAATCTAGATTTTAAAGGAAAGATGCTTAGGCTGGCCAGGAGAAGCACATGGGCAATTTCCCCAGCTGGCACGTGAAATATTTTACCTTTTCTATCTGCCTTGAGCTTCATAGAGACAACATCAGAACCAGCGTTGGGTTCGCTCATTGCCAGGGCTCCAATGTGCTCCCCGTTGATTAGCTAgggaaaaaaacaagacaaaaaagtggaagaggaggaggaaatgtttttattgcatttttggGCAGGAAGGGAAGGGGTTGCACTGAATCTCGAAGTTCACTGTGTTCCATATAAACTATAAGTAGGAAACTTTGTCCCTGGAAAAATTCCAACAAGCAGCTCACTTGAGCTGagggcacagcacagaatcaAACCACAAGATGAGTCAATGCACATGTCAGTTACTATTTTAAAAGCAGAGTTTTATCCATCTATGTCCAAGAAGGTGCCAACAGAACCATGCTGACAGCCATATGCCTTTTCCAAACTCCATGTTTCCTGACTGCCTTTTAAAATGGCTGGTTGGCAGAGGCACATATTTTATGCATATGCAAAAGGCGGCTCAGCTTGTATAAAACTAGACTTGTAGAAAACAAAAAGGTCAATGAGGGGGATAGAGAGATTGCAGTGTTCAGCACTAGACTAATACCATGATTCCCCACACACTTGTGATGGAATGGCAGATGGACACCCTCCTTCTGTGTCCCCTCATGCCATGTTCTGACACAGCTGCTGCTGTCTCTTCTCTGTCAATGTTCTCCTGTCCTTTTCTCCTTCTTGCCCTTTACCTTCTCTGGGTATTTTTTGTATGCTTTTTCCCTctgggtattttttgtttgttccctTGTTTTGTGGCGAGAGATTtaatatacaaaaatatatatgACATTTAAATCTGTATATTTCAACCGTATTCTTAATGATGTGCTGGAAACTAGTTTGGttttataaattatataaaatgaCCAAAGTGGTTTCTGGCACATCATTAAAGATTCAGTTAAAATTCAGGAATAATGAAAAATAAGGTGGTTTGACATATCGCAAATCAGTGAATGACAGAATGACAACAATCTTAAAATACACCTGAGAAATGACAGGGATATATAGAAGTTATGTACTAACAGACTGAACGAGATTTCTTTTGTTAAGTAATTGAACACTTTGCTTGCTGCTGAATTTAAGTCCCTCATGTTGACAATTTTCCATAACTATGATTCAGCTTATGGAGAAATACATCCAATATGTTTAGATATTGAAATCTGTTTAACAGAGGCTGGGGTTTAAAATACAGAGATCACTTGAGTGCCAGAGAAGACTTACAATCAATTGATTAACAGACCAACCAAGCAACCAGACAACGGAAAAAGGAAGCatgcagcacttttcatccagaaACATCAAAGAGCTTTATGAAGGTAGAATAATAttctctgcaaaaagaaaaggaggacttgtggcaccttagagactaaccaatttatttgagcatgagctttcgtgagctacagctcacttcatctctgcAAAGTCTTTTTCGgggaacccctccctccccccccccaaaaaaaatttacTCCACAGCCACACAcaggaactgaggtacagagagattaagtgacttgcccaaggtcacccagcaagtcagtggtaaATGCACATATACAGAGCAAGGTTCCTGCCTctcatggtatgtctacactttgagctagaGGTGTAATACTCAGCTTGAGAAGACATACCTGAGTTTGCTCTGATCGAGCTAGCATATTACAAACAGAGTGTAGCTGTGGTTGTGCAAGCATCAGGAGGGGCTAGCTAGTCCAAATACACACCCATCTGACATGCTAGGCACATACTCCTGCTGTTCACATCACCATGGCTACACTATTTTCGAGTGTGCTAGCTTGATcggagctagtgtgggtatgtctcctccaactggaatttacacctccagctccaagtgtagacatacccttaatatACTGTCCtacccactggaccatgctgcctccagAAGTGACCCTGAAAAAGGCTCAAACAAGACACCTGTACCAGTTTTAAATTCTGCAGGAACCTTCATCACGATGGATTAGTTAGGACAAAACGGGATCATTCACaagctggagaagggcaaatttGAAAGGTACAATCCTTTTCAAAGCTTGCTGCAGTAAGCTCACCTGATGTATTGGAAGATTAAGCTCTGTGAAAGACAAACATGTCCAGACATGCAGTTGTAATACATGGCTCTGGTGCCTCATGAGCCATGCAGGGCAAAATGCTTTCGGCACCTGAGAAGTGCATATCCCACACTGCGACCACTCGTTTTAAAAGGGTCAGCAGTTACTCCTGCACAATGTGTGTAAGCACCACATGTTGGTTAGAAAAAACAGATGTGTTTGCTGGCTTACATTTTGAAAAAGGTTTTTCATTTTAacctttaaatttttttcttaCTACAAGGCCTGATCCTGTCCCCACTGGCTTCCTTATTTGTTTAAAGAATATAGGCATCCCTGCAGCAGGAGCAGTTTGTTGTGGCAGTTTCTGCCCTGGGTGTAAGACTGAAACAGACCGAACCAAACACCCACTGGGAAGAGATACTAATGCTAGAAGTTCAGTACTGTCCCATTCAGTGTATGCGGTTGTTAGGCACACAAGGGGAGACAAAGTGCTAGAGCTCAGTTCAGCCATGGAACATCTGTGAAATATTGTGAACTTTGTTGCTACTTTAAATGTCATAACACATGTAGTTTTATGCTATAACTAGATCTATTACTCTACATTTCTTACTTCACACCAGATACCACAGGCACCATGTAAACAGATATTCTCTCAGGTCCTCTGCCTCTACCAATTACATACCTTGGGTAGGTATTTCTCTTTCTGTGCTTCATTGCCATTCCGTACTAACTGGTTAATACAAAGGTTTGAGTGGGCACCATAACTGAGTCCAACAGCTGCCGAAACTCGAGAGATTTCCTCCATCACTAACACATGATCCAGATACCCCATTCCAGATCCACCATATTCCactagcaggagaaaaaaattcaaCATCATCTTAGATTAATAACCTCACAGTAAATAAAACTTATACAATCTCCTGCAAACTGAGTCCAATGCTGGACTTAAACTTCACTGGATGTCTCAGAAACTTACATTTGGACTTCTGCTTTAGACTGACTCTCACTGAGCTGGTTACTTCTGGGTTCCCCATCCTTCCTGAATCCCAACTCTCCTATCTTAAAGGCACAGTACATTACTTATTCAGAACAATTAGTAACACTTTGTGCATATAAAAGCATAGTTACCACATATACACTTATACATGAATAGAACATTGATCCAACATccaagcatcacacagacaactGCACAATTCTGCATCTCTCATACTAACTGTAATCCAAACGTTTGCATTAAATTTAATATTAGCACAAAAATTAaatagagaaaaaacaaaaaggtacagaaaaaggagaaaagactTTCCCAGGGGATAATTGATATAAGATGGAGAATCAGTAGGGCAGAGGGGAACAAAAAGGATGCTCCTGACTAATAGCAGGAGCTGCAAAAGAGAAGACTTTCATATATGGCCAACTAGAGAAGCAGAAGCCAATGACAGATGAGGGCTTCATAGAATAAAGAGAAACAAAGCGGGTGAAATCAACTGGGGAAAATTCCATGGATGGTTTTCAAAACAAGAATGGCAGTTTTCAACAGGAtcctgaaatgaatggggagTCAGTGGAATTGCTTTAGGGTGGGGGGTCATACGGTCAAACTTTTCAGAAGCaggatggagaaaaattgatgattaaaaatatttttatttaactaaaggGTGGCTAAAGATACAAACAGATGAGTCTCAAACTGAAGCGGTAGAAGATTAAAGCTGGAAAAGAAACAacagaaacagaaagagaagATGGAGGGAAAAAAGAGCAAAGACTGAGGAATATATATACACCCAGGAGTGTATATATATTGGCTTGCAGGCAGAGAGTGGTTTTATAGGTAGCAACAAATCTACAACAGGAGGGAGGCAGAGATACTTGCCTAGCTAGGGAGGGAATCCAGGTCTGAATGGTCAACAACACTGAATGCTGCCCTATGGGAGCAGCAGCCAAGAAGAGAATAGAGGCTGCTTGCCATGCTGAGGAAAGTGAATGAAGAATAGAGTGAGTGCATAGCCTGGAAGTGTGTGCTACTGCCTGTAACTCCTAAAACTAAAGGGGTGGCCTCTGATTCCAAGTGCACCCCTTCTACACCAGCACTCATATTGATGGCAGCTGATCAATTTGTGCTCTGGATTCTCATCCTCCTCACCCCATGTCAGAGCCTATGTTCTTACTCCCAGCATCCTAACAGATGAGGAAAACATGAAGCGGATTTGTGGGAACAGTAAGAATGCTGGGTGGGACACTCACAACGCCACGGAGCGGAAACCACCATGTTGAACATTACAGTTATAGACATTTTTGCATTCCAAAAGCTACCAGGTGAaatcagacagacatttaaaaatactgccttcagtgcagccaggatttcactctaagCATTATCAAATgcagagagaaaacaaatgaaacgaaaatatgaaaaatatttccccccAATATCCTTCAGAGTTGTTATAGAAAGGTGTTATTTGTAACAACAGTAGGTAAGTCTTTTAGACAAAAGTGTGATTCTagatgatggtgtccctttagaATTTTTATATGCCACATGGCTGCATTATGGTTACTGCAGAACCATATATTTGCATTTCCTAACTCTGATATAATGTTGCATTAACAtaactgaatttatttttagGTCTAGACATTGAAAAGAGCTGTCATTTAATGCACTATTGAAGAACCATGATCCACTGGTACCTAAACATGTGGTTCAAATGACCACACATTTCCACAGGATCTCATATTATCAACATTATACCCCCAAAGTTTGTGCCCTTCATAAAATAAATTTATAGACAAAGCCCCATCTCCCAGAAAACTTCCACTGGGACACCACCAAAAACCACAGGGCAAAAGCTCAGGCACAGAAAGGTGTTTGTAGGAAAATCCTTGAGGAGATCAGAATAGGAACAATTCATGGAAGAAGCATGCTTTGAGGAGGAATTTGGAGGAGAGGCAGAGATGGAGCTTGGGCAAAGTGGGAAACTGTTGCGGCCTGGGGCACAGCATTAAAGAAGACAAAAAGGCAAGTATGAAAGAAAGCTGAAAGGAACTATAAGAAGTTGGGAAGAACAAGGGAAGCGAGAGCAAGAGAGACTCACTCAAGCAAACTCAGGTCTGACCACTGAAATAAATGCAGGTGCATTATTTCAATGTAGAGCTATACAGAAGGGCTCTGCACAGGTTAGTCACCAGTGCATAACCAGAGTCCTGGGCAGGGCAGTCcagcctgtgctgctgcagcttcactatTGTTATCTGAGCTAGGTTTGATCTAGTAAACTAAATAGGTCTACACATGCTACAGTCAcctctctgactgcagtgtagacacagtggcACAATGCTGAACACAATCTGTCCTCATTTACAATAATTGGTCAGTTATGGTCAGTGCTGCGTCAGCTAACTCAACTCTTCACCATGCTGCTTGAACACGCTAACATTTTGTAATGTAGCCAGATACTTATTTTCAGAAATTTCTATTTATAACCTTCTTTCTTCAAACCTCACGACTGCATTGCTTATGGTGAAGGATAACAAGACATTTGGGAGTTGTCAAACTGCAAAGTGGTAATACCTGAACAATGTCCTTAAACTGTAAAAGCCATTTTGAAGTGCTCTGATAACTCAAAAAGGGATAAAGAGAAGTTCTTCAAAGTTTCAACAAAGAGAGGCACCTTGAAAAATTTCTGCACAAAGATGGATTTCTCTGCATCTCCTCAAAAAGAGGTTTTTATCACACTGACATAGGAGTTTTGAGTGAAAGTGGTGCATCTTCCATGATGTTCTTTATTATAATTAGAAAAACCTGATCCTACCACAAAAGGTGTGTATAATAAATTGTATCCTGAATTGAGG comes from Lepidochelys kempii isolate rLepKem1 chromosome 6, rLepKem1.hap2, whole genome shotgun sequence and encodes:
- the IVD gene encoding isovaleryl-CoA dehydrogenase, mitochondrial isoform X3 yields the protein MGNPEVTSSVRVSLKQKSKLEYGGSGMGYLDHVLVMEEISRVSAAVGLSYGAHSNLCINQLVRNGNEAQKEKYLPKLINGEHIGALAMSEPNAGSDVVSMKLKADRKGDYFVLNGNKFWITNGPDADVVIVYAKTDLSAVPASQGITAFIVEKGMPGFSTAQKLDKLGMRGSNTCELIFEDCKIPAENILGQLSKGVYVLMSGLDLERLVLSGGPLGIMQAVLDHAFPYLHVREAFGQKIGHFQLMQGKMADMYTRLMACRQYVYNVAKACDQGHFNAKDCAGVILYSAECATQVALDGIQCLGGNGYINDYPMGRFLRDAKLYEIGAGTSEVRRLVIGRAFNATFN